One window of the Salvia miltiorrhiza cultivar Shanhuang (shh) chromosome 6, IMPLAD_Smil_shh, whole genome shotgun sequence genome contains the following:
- the LOC130987713 gene encoding probable lysophospholipase BODYGUARD 4 → MSGKWVSRIPESLIAAASLAVFFLLDILDLVMCFIFRIADGFLEGAASSCCCVQQRHPSPLHAELSESLHGRRNVVREMVMGFLFLKLPPFLTRKRKGPTFLTRKNRWSDCGCQSCLSWTTRSALHLLVKQQQREKEEIRAEGENSGQNVIFIHGFLSSSSLWKETVFLNLSEHSRQNYRLFAVDLLGFGSSPKPEDCPYTLTNHVEMIESSVIGPFELSSFHLVAHSMGCVIALALAAKHSASVKSITLVAPPYFSASRGDATAEALGQIAARRVWPPLLFFSAFMAWYEHLGRCACFFLCRNHRFWEWIIKLVTRSRDLHFMTTDVTRHTHHSAWHTMHNVVCGGARFLDGYLEVLRAAGAKICVVQGGKDEVVPVQCSLNLKMKDPEIELHIIPKADHSGVILGRAEEFTRDLERFWA, encoded by the exons ATGTCTGGGAAATGGGTCTCAAGAATCCCAGAAAGCTTGATCGCTGCAGCCAGTCTAGCCGTCTTCTTCTTGCTAGACATTCTAGACCTCGTAATGTGCTTCATCTTCAGAATTGCCGACGGATTCTTGGAAGGCGCCGCCTCTTCATGCTGCTGTGTTCAACAGCGACATCCATCGCCGCTCCACGCTGAGCTGTCGGAGAGCCTCCATGGAAGAAGAAACGTAGTTAGGGAAATGGTGATGGGCTTCCTCTTCCTCAAGCTTCCACCATTTCTTACCAGAAAGAGAAAGGGGCCCACGTTTCTTACCAGAAAAAATAGGTGGTCTGATTGCGGCTGTCAGTCTTGCCTTTCATGGACCACTCGTTCCGCCCTTCATCTTCTTGTCAAACAACAACAAAGAG AGAAGGAGGAGATTAGAGCAGAAGGAGAAAATAGTGGGCAGAATGTGATATTCATACATGGTTTCCTCTCATCGTCTTCACTTTGGAAAGAGACCGTCTTCCTCAATCTCTCCGAACACTCGAGGCAAAACTACAGATTATTTGCAGTAGATTTACTAGGATTCGGCAGCAGCCCGAAGCCCGAAGACTGCCCCTACACGTTGACGAATCACGTAGAAATGATCGAGAGCTCCGTGATCGGCCCGTTTGAGCTGAGCTCCTTCCACCTAGTCGCACACTCCATGGGCTGTGTGATTGCTCTAGCATTGGCTGCAAAGCACTCTGCTTCAGTGAAATCAATCACTTTGGTAGCTCCT CCTTACTTCTCTGCTTCGCGAGGAGATGCTACTGCAGAAGCCCTCGGACAGATTGCTGCAAGGCGGGTGTGGCCGCCATTGCTGTTCTTCTCGGCCTTCATGGCGTGGTACGAGCACCTGGGCAGATGCGCATGTTTCTTCCTGTGCCGGAATCACAGATTCTGGGAATGGATTATAAAGCTGGTAACACGAAGCAG GGATCTTCACTTCATGACCACGGATGTGACACGGCACACTCATCATTCGGCCTGGCACACGATGCACAACGTAGTCTGTGGCGGGGCGAGGTTCTTGGACGGGTACCTGGAGGTGCTGAGGGCAGCCGGGGCGAAGATCTGTGTCGTGCAGGGGGGGAAGGATGAAGTTGTGCCTGTGCAATGCAGCTTGAATTTGAAGATGAAGGATCCAGAGATAGAGCTTCATATCATACCAAAAGCTGATCATAGTGGTGTGATTTTGGGTAGAGCAGAGGAGTTTACTAGGGATTTAGAGAGGTTTTGGGCATGA
- the LOC130987719 gene encoding NADH--cytochrome b5 reductase 1-like, with protein MGAFDFLGTPEGQLFLAVAVGLVGVGAAYFLLSSKKPKVCLDPDNFKEFKLVKKTQLSHNVAKFRFALPTPTSVLGLPIGQHISCKGKDGQGEEVIKPYTPTTLDSDVGYFELVIKMYPQGRMSHHFREMQEGDYLAIKGPKGRFKYQPNQVRAFGMIAGGSGITPMFQVARAVLENPSDKTKVHLIYANVMFEDILLKDELDNLARTYPDTFKIYYVLNQPPEIWEGGVGFVSKEMIEAHLPAPASDIQMLRCGPPPMNKAMAAHLEALGYASETQFQF; from the exons ATGGGCGCGTTTGATTTCTTGGGAACACCTGAAGGTCAACTGTTTCTAGCCGTTGCAGTCGGTCTTGTTGGAGTTGGTGCTGCTTATTTCTTGCTATCCTCGAAGAAGCCCAAAG TGTGCTTGGATCCCGATAATTTCAAGGAGTTCAAGCTGGTGAAGAAAACACAACTTAGTCATAATGTGGCTAAGTTCAGATTTGCTCTTCCTACGCCAACCTCGGTATTGGGACTTCCTATAGGCCAACACATAAGCTGCAA GGGTAAGGATGGTCAAGGTGAAGAAGTGATCAAGCCTTACACTCCGACTACTTTAGATTCTGATGTTGGATATTTTGAGCTGGTTATCAAG ATGTATCCACAAGGAAGAATGTCTCACCATTTTAGAGAAATGCAAGAAGGAGACTATCTGGCTATAAAAGGACCAAAG GGCCGTTTTAAGTATCAACCGAATCAAGTGAGAGCATTTGGAATGATTGCTGGAGGTTCTGGAATTACCCCAATGTTCCAG GTTGCTAGAGCGGTTCTTGAAAATCCAAGTGACAAAACAAAGGTTCACCTGATTTATGCTAATGTTATGTTTGAGGACATTCTCTTGAAG GATGAATTGGATAATCTTGCAAGAACGTACCCCGATACGTTCAAAATCTACTACGTGCTCAATCAA CCTCCTGAGATATGGGAGGGCGGTGTTGGATTCGTATCAAAAGAAATGATTGAAGCTCACCTCCCAGCACCAGCTTCTGATATCCAG ATGCTGAGATGCGGTCCGCCTCCCATGAACAAGGCCATGGCTGCCCATCTTGAAGCTCTTGGCTATGCCTCAGAGACTCAGTTCCAATTCTAA
- the LOC130987712 gene encoding zinc finger protein VAR3, chloroplastic-like isoform X1 has product MGGATRFMTLLTAPFPPLRPSLILLHRRLSSLSIAPLRLHTRSPLSKSKTLTPQPPSCFHSQPSNNTYALQSSAAQQHLHHPWPEWINFLNFLSNGQGYSAPHGDKIPPEDAFVVYEKLSDDFVSAAAACIAFSRARPDLIGRLSRKDIEAVVSNGTPFLFKSALDTARRMRAFLGTAGSNVAEVDKARLTDLMKYIISYASNPTASSERNGLYSRELVDSSVRNLLHEMVTVCGGAPTGYMPASGHQFSGSDRHVPNPNGQNIEMKRGDWICQKCDFMNFAKNVKCLECEEPRPKRQLIGGEWECPECSFYNYGRNTVCLRCDCRRPGAPLFNNNNSQKIGTQFSPLSQSGSSDIRYSGSNHAKAVPFVPLPADTFSRRYQTPEMDNGNKIPVEANNTASSDVRNRTAISSTPQGLSGNTQLTRDSASQIDIQNNEGEQTEKAERWFKRMAELQNAKDLPNAVSDEDFPEIMPVRKGENRFVVSKKKDRSLTSPQYKRQVAMDQANNTNFVPFVPFPPGYFANKGTEQPGGPDSPANTVSDTSFSKAREHTDKFDAKHGMADSSTVWRNDQNARSSGDSLYTNETSTAQFGGDYSKQYSGGTVQNSFASDTMNTNRQTGGYSGAGDASVAGHGGALSSETGAAQFGGDYSKHHSGGNVQNSFTSHTMNTNTQTGGYSGAGNASIAGHGGASSQPPKNENVRTSWSGPSLEGSAVKEPDPLDMSEEAKTERWFKRVAQIKDISELSQIPDEDFPSIMPMRKGVNRFVVSKRKTPLERRLTNQQYRRNLPIVPNNPLKKEGDSS; this is encoded by the exons ATGGGCGGCGCCACCAGGTTCATGACCCTCCTCACGGCCCCCTTCCCACCCCTCCGACCATCGCTTATCCTTCTTCACCGCCGTCTTTCCTCTCTTTCCATCGCTCCCCTCCGTCTCCACACCCGCTCTCCTCTTTCCAAATCAAAAACCCTAACTCCCCAACCCCCCAGCTGCTTCCACTCTCAACCGAGCAATAACACCTACGCACTCCAATCCTCCGCCGCTCAGCAGCACCTCCACCACCCGTGGCCGGAATGGAtcaattttctcaattttttatcTAATGGACAGGGATATTCCGCCCCTCACGGCGATAAGATCCCGCCGGAGGACGCCTTCGTGGTGTATGAGAAATTGAGCGACGATTTTGtcagcgccgccgccgcttgCATCGCTTTCTCTCGTGCCCGACCAGATCTTATCGG ACGGCTTTCGAGGAAGGATATTGAAGCTGTTGTGTCAAATGGAACTCCATTTTTGTTCAAAAGTGCGCTTGACACGGCAAGAAGGATGAGGGCGTTTTTGGGAACTGCTGGCAGCAAT GTAGCAGAAGTTGATAAAGCAAGATTGACTGATCTAATGAAGTATATAATAAGTTATGCAAGCAATCCTACAGCTTCTTCTGAAAGAAATGGGCTGTATAGTAGGGAACTCGTTGATTCGTCTGTGCGGAATCTGTTGCATGAAATGGTTACAGTATGTGGTGGAGCTCCGACAGGATACATGCCTGCTTCAGGACATCAGTTTTCGGGCAGTGATAGACATGTCCCGAATCCTAATGGACAAAATATTGAAATGAAGAGAGGCGACTGGATATGTCAGAA GTGCGATTTTATGAACTTTGCAAAAAACGTTAAATGCCTTGAATGTGAGGAACCCAGACCAAAGAGACAACTAATTGGCGGGGAGTGGGAATGCCCTGA ATGCAGTTTCTATAATTATGGAAGGAATACGGTTTGTTTGAGATGTGACTGTCGACGTCCTGGTGCTCCGTTGTTTAATAACAATAACTCTCAAAAGATTGGGACGCAGTTCTCTCCTTTATCTCAGTCAGGTTCTTCAGATATTCGATATTCAGGGAGCAACCATGCCAAGGCTGTTCCTTTCGTGCCACTACCTGCAGATACATTCTCTAGGAGATATCAAACTCCGGAGATGGATAATGGAAATAAAATACCAGTAGAAGCTAACAATACAGCCTCATCAGATGTCAGGAACCGGACAGCTATAAGTAGCACTCCTCAGGGTTTATCTGGGAATACTCAGCTCACAAGAGACTCGGCAAGTCAGATTGATATCCAGAATAACGAGGGAGAGCAAACTGAAAAGGCAGAAAGATGGTTCAAGAGGATGGCTGAACTACAAAATGCCAAAGATTTGCCAAATGCAGTCTCGGATGAAGATTTCCCTGAGATAATGCCAGTGCGCAAGGGAGAGAACCGGTTCGTGGTTAGTAAAAAGAAAGATCGTTCACTTACTTCTCCACAGTACAAAAGGCAGGTCGCAATGGATCAGGCAAACAATACTAATTTTGTGCCTTTCGTTCCCTTCCCTCCTGGCTATTTCGCTAACAAAGGCACGGAGCAGCCCGGTGGTCCAGATTCACCAGCAAATACTGTCAGTGATACATCGTTTAGTAAAGCAAGGGAACATACTGATAAATTTGATGCAAAGCATGGAATGGCGGATTCAAGTACTGTTTGGAGGAATGATCAAAATGCAAGGAGCTCAGGGGACTCTCTGTATACGAATGAAACCAGTACTGCGCAATTTGGTGGTGATTATTCGAAACAATATAGTGGGGGCACTGTCCAAAATTCTTTCGCGTCCGACACCATGAACACTAATAGACAAACTGGTGGATATTCTGGAGCAGGGGATGCTTCCGTAGCTGGACATGGAGGAGCTTTGTCTAGCGAAACCGGTGCCGCACAATTTGGTGGTGATTATTCGAAACATCATAGTGGGGGCAATGTCCAAAATTCTTTCACTTCCCACACCATGAACACTAATACACAAACTGGTGGATATTCTGGAGCAGGGAATGCTTCCATAGCTGGGCATGGAGGAGCTTCGTCTCAGCCGcctaaaaatgaaaatgtcCGTACTAGCTGGAGTGGTCCGAGCTTGGAGGGGTCAGCTGTCAAGGAACCAGATCCTCTCGATATGTCAGAGGAAGCCAAAACCGAAAGGTGGTTCAAGCGTGTAGCTCAGATAAAGGACATATCAGAGCTAAGCCAGATCCCAGACGAAGACTTCCCCTCGATAATGCCAATGCGGAAGGGTGTCAACAGGTTTGTCGTGAGCAAGAGGAAAACGCCCCTTGAACGGCGGCTGACAAATCAGCAATACAGAAGAAATCTTCCTATAGTCCCTAATAATCCATTGAAGAAGGAAGGCGACAGCAGTTAA
- the LOC130987712 gene encoding zinc finger protein VAR3, chloroplastic-like isoform X2 encodes MGGATRFMTLLTAPFPPLRPSLILLHRRLSSLSIAPLRLHTRSPLSKSKTLTPQPPSCFHSQPSNNTYALQSSAAQQHLHHPWPEWINFLNFLSNGQGYSAPHGDKIPPEDAFVVYEKLSDDFVSAAAACIAFSRARPDLIGRLSRKDIEAVVSNGTPFLFKSALDTARRMRAFLGTAGSNVAEVDKARLTDLMKYIISYASNPTASSERNGLYSRELVDSSVRNLLHEMVTVCGGAPTGYMPASGHQFSGSDRHVPNPNGQNIEMKRGDWICQKCDFMNFAKNVKCLECEEPRPKRQLIGGEWECPECSFYNYGRNTVCLRCDCRRPGAPLFNNNNSQKIGTQFSPLSQSGSSDIRYSGSNHAKAVPFVPLPADTFSRRYQTPEMDNGNKIPVEANNTASSDVRNRTAISSTPQGLSGNTQLTRDSASQIDIQNNEGEQTEKAERWFKRMAELQNAKDLPNAVSDEDFPEIMPVRKGENRFVVSKKKDRSLTSPQYKRQVAMDQANNTNFVPFVPFPPGYFANKGTEQPGGPDSPANTVSDTSFSKAREHTDKFDAKHGMADSSTVWRNDQNARSSGDSLYTNETSTAQFGGDYSKQYSGGTVQNSFASDTMNTNRQTGGYSGAGDASVAGHGGALSSETGAAQFGGNASIAGHGGASSQPPKNENVRTSWSGPSLEGSAVKEPDPLDMSEEAKTERWFKRVAQIKDISELSQIPDEDFPSIMPMRKGVNRFVVSKRKTPLERRLTNQQYRRNLPIVPNNPLKKEGDSS; translated from the exons ATGGGCGGCGCCACCAGGTTCATGACCCTCCTCACGGCCCCCTTCCCACCCCTCCGACCATCGCTTATCCTTCTTCACCGCCGTCTTTCCTCTCTTTCCATCGCTCCCCTCCGTCTCCACACCCGCTCTCCTCTTTCCAAATCAAAAACCCTAACTCCCCAACCCCCCAGCTGCTTCCACTCTCAACCGAGCAATAACACCTACGCACTCCAATCCTCCGCCGCTCAGCAGCACCTCCACCACCCGTGGCCGGAATGGAtcaattttctcaattttttatcTAATGGACAGGGATATTCCGCCCCTCACGGCGATAAGATCCCGCCGGAGGACGCCTTCGTGGTGTATGAGAAATTGAGCGACGATTTTGtcagcgccgccgccgcttgCATCGCTTTCTCTCGTGCCCGACCAGATCTTATCGG ACGGCTTTCGAGGAAGGATATTGAAGCTGTTGTGTCAAATGGAACTCCATTTTTGTTCAAAAGTGCGCTTGACACGGCAAGAAGGATGAGGGCGTTTTTGGGAACTGCTGGCAGCAAT GTAGCAGAAGTTGATAAAGCAAGATTGACTGATCTAATGAAGTATATAATAAGTTATGCAAGCAATCCTACAGCTTCTTCTGAAAGAAATGGGCTGTATAGTAGGGAACTCGTTGATTCGTCTGTGCGGAATCTGTTGCATGAAATGGTTACAGTATGTGGTGGAGCTCCGACAGGATACATGCCTGCTTCAGGACATCAGTTTTCGGGCAGTGATAGACATGTCCCGAATCCTAATGGACAAAATATTGAAATGAAGAGAGGCGACTGGATATGTCAGAA GTGCGATTTTATGAACTTTGCAAAAAACGTTAAATGCCTTGAATGTGAGGAACCCAGACCAAAGAGACAACTAATTGGCGGGGAGTGGGAATGCCCTGA ATGCAGTTTCTATAATTATGGAAGGAATACGGTTTGTTTGAGATGTGACTGTCGACGTCCTGGTGCTCCGTTGTTTAATAACAATAACTCTCAAAAGATTGGGACGCAGTTCTCTCCTTTATCTCAGTCAGGTTCTTCAGATATTCGATATTCAGGGAGCAACCATGCCAAGGCTGTTCCTTTCGTGCCACTACCTGCAGATACATTCTCTAGGAGATATCAAACTCCGGAGATGGATAATGGAAATAAAATACCAGTAGAAGCTAACAATACAGCCTCATCAGATGTCAGGAACCGGACAGCTATAAGTAGCACTCCTCAGGGTTTATCTGGGAATACTCAGCTCACAAGAGACTCGGCAAGTCAGATTGATATCCAGAATAACGAGGGAGAGCAAACTGAAAAGGCAGAAAGATGGTTCAAGAGGATGGCTGAACTACAAAATGCCAAAGATTTGCCAAATGCAGTCTCGGATGAAGATTTCCCTGAGATAATGCCAGTGCGCAAGGGAGAGAACCGGTTCGTGGTTAGTAAAAAGAAAGATCGTTCACTTACTTCTCCACAGTACAAAAGGCAGGTCGCAATGGATCAGGCAAACAATACTAATTTTGTGCCTTTCGTTCCCTTCCCTCCTGGCTATTTCGCTAACAAAGGCACGGAGCAGCCCGGTGGTCCAGATTCACCAGCAAATACTGTCAGTGATACATCGTTTAGTAAAGCAAGGGAACATACTGATAAATTTGATGCAAAGCATGGAATGGCGGATTCAAGTACTGTTTGGAGGAATGATCAAAATGCAAGGAGCTCAGGGGACTCTCTGTATACGAATGAAACCAGTACTGCGCAATTTGGTGGTGATTATTCGAAACAATATAGTGGGGGCACTGTCCAAAATTCTTTCGCGTCCGACACCATGAACACTAATAGACAAACTGGTGGATATTCTGGAGCAGGGGATGCTTCCGTAGCTGGACATGGAGGAGCTTTGTCTAGCGAAACCGGTGCCGCACAATTTGGTG GGAATGCTTCCATAGCTGGGCATGGAGGAGCTTCGTCTCAGCCGcctaaaaatgaaaatgtcCGTACTAGCTGGAGTGGTCCGAGCTTGGAGGGGTCAGCTGTCAAGGAACCAGATCCTCTCGATATGTCAGAGGAAGCCAAAACCGAAAGGTGGTTCAAGCGTGTAGCTCAGATAAAGGACATATCAGAGCTAAGCCAGATCCCAGACGAAGACTTCCCCTCGATAATGCCAATGCGGAAGGGTGTCAACAGGTTTGTCGTGAGCAAGAGGAAAACGCCCCTTGAACGGCGGCTGACAAATCAGCAATACAGAAGAAATCTTCCTATAGTCCCTAATAATCCATTGAAGAAGGAAGGCGACAGCAGTTAA
- the LOC130987716 gene encoding probable arabinosyltransferase ARAD1, whose amino-acid sequence MSKMGFVAYKSLFCWFLLTSSLFILSWLSMLRSTGQSHSVAFGILPNSRLLRFSEISNLDVSVGERANGDKSLEKCGGNVPLLRVFMYDLPSEFHFDLLGWKGVGENDVWPDIRVKVPDYPGGLNLQHSIEYWLTLDLLSSEFAENLIGRSAVRVHSSSEADVVFVPFFSSLCYNRFSKVRPGQKRSTNVVLQEKLVKFLTAQEEWKRSGGKDHIIVAHHPNSLLDARLKLWPAIFVLSDFGRYPPTIANVEKDVIAPYRHVTESYVDDSSGFDSRPTLLYFQGAIYRKDGGIIRQELYYMLKNETDVHFSFGTYQKDGARQTSKGMRSSKFCLNIAGDTPSSNRLFDAIASHCVPVIISDEIELPNEDVLDYSKFCVFVSTSDALRQGFLLNLTRNIGREEWTRMWTRLREIEHMYEYQYPSKPNDAVQMIWQAVSRKVSGIRWRIHRNRRFSRTSAAHRGRGAGSGSVPRNFG is encoded by the exons ATGTCAAAAATGGGATTCGTTGCTTATAAATCCCTATTCTGTTGGTTCTTGTTGACATCATCATTGTTCATATTATCTTGGTTGTCAATGCTAAGATCAACTGGGCAGTCTCATTCTGTTGCATTTGGTATACTGCCAAACTCGAGGTTGCTACGATTCTCAGAAATTTCGAATCTTGATGTATCAGTGGGTGAGAGAGCAAATGGGGATAAGAGCTTAGAGAAATGTGGTGGTAATGTGCCATTGCTTAGGGTTTTCATGTATGATTTGCCATCagagtttcattttgatctatTAGGGTGGAAGGGTGTTGGGGAGAACGATGTGTGGCCCGACATTCGGGTTAAGGTTCCCGACTACCCTGGTGGGTTGAATCTGCAGCACAGCATAGAATACTGGCTGACTTTGGATCTCTTGAGCTCTGAATTTGCAGAGAATTTGATAGGTCGTAGTGCTGTGCGAGTGCATAGCTCTAGCGAAGCAGATGTCGTGTTTGTGCCCTTTTTCTCGTCTCTGTGCTATAACCGGTTCTCAAAGGTGAGGCCGGGCCAGAAGAGGAGCACGAATGTTGTATTGCAGGAGAAGTTGGTTAAGTTCTTGACAGCTCAGGAGGAATGGAAGAGGTCTGGTGGGAAAGACCATATAATCGTTGCTCACCATCCGAATAGTTTGTTAGACGCGAGGTTGAAGCTGTGGCCTGCAATATTCGTTCTATCAGATTTCGGGAGGTATCCTCCGACCATTGCCAATGTTGAGAAGGATGTTATTGCGCCTTACAGGCACGTCACTGAGAGTTACGTGGATGACTCGTCTGGTTTTGATAGTCGTCCCACCTTGCTCTATTTTCAGGGTGCTATCTATAGAAAAGAT GGTGGAATAATTCGGCAAGAGCTATACTACATGCTGAAAAACGAAACAGATGTGCACTTCTCTTTCGGAACTTACCAAAAGGACGGCGCAAGGCAGACTTCGAAGGGAATGCGGTCGTCCAAGTTCTGCCTCAACATAGCCGGCGACACGCCCTCATCAAACCGCCTCTTTGATGCTATAGCTAGCCACTGCGTGCCTGTCATCATCAGCGATGAGATCGAGCTTCCCAACGAAGACGTTCTCGACTACTCCAAGTTCTGCGTATTCGTCAGCACGTCGGATGCTCTGAGACAAGGCTTTCTCTTGAATCTTACCAGGAATATTGGCAGAGAGGAATGGACTAGGATGTGGACGAGGCTGCGAGAAATCGAACACATGTACGAGTATCAGTATCCATCGAAACCGAACGATGCTGTCCAGATGATATGGCAGGCCGTTTCCCGCAAGGTTTCCGGCATCAGATGGAGGATTCACCGGAACAGGCGATTTTCTCGAACGAGCGCCGCCCATAGAGGTCGAGGTGCTGGTTCCGGTTCTGTGCCGAGGAATTTCGGTTGA
- the LOC130987714 gene encoding CDT1-like protein a, chloroplastic, giving the protein MDASKQSPLPSSFKSKKLLSSPAPSDRKVSDPNPDPLSVKTPGKPADQPRRLRNRGVALSISDVRKAAMKLRERGSDPPARTDAVSISEEEEIAELKKPAAAEIELPAKYELLEKFFNSLDSSIRLLQLKRSATTFSNISPQIGTLTDRRFTYSHLAQLKFILPEAIVLEKTLQHDERTSCMKPDLRITLDVEAIKRKGKSKSGNLQLRKVFRSRLLDFFKSHPEGDEVPEEVLPEPFNRSKGGPSTNSARPSGTSSTGPTQGVAFSGLSVRASLLPPSFKRSFSLRNSVHQVEKLKQEQSSFNGAALPSVNSEDKFAGGSSHKETSEIARLSGRETCSSYEASLGSETLSTFPETPVKCIISNEDEMASAVLKTPLSMASTPTSATPALQPTKRCYMSPDNDSFRTPSKLVRRPPPNRPLKFDTPVKSVKNDENDDGRRGKSSVPGDIFSILPQSLIQSIQEKERLASMEQEPAISQAMRRRKMIAGLPKLFDRIYFFFQSIRRSVVTKEELIQKLISQLDIVDKKEVEEQLRLLQELAPEWIYEKPALSGDLLLCVNKIVSPEAMRTRLSEAI; this is encoded by the exons ATGGATGCCAGTAAACAGTCGCCGCTGCCTTCTTCGTTCAAGTCGAAGAAGCTTCTGAGTTCGCCTGCGCCGTCGGATCGGAAGGTTTCTGACCCGAACCCGGACCCGCTGAGCGTGAAGACCCCCGGGAAGCCGGCGGACCAGCCGCGGAGGCTGCGCAACCGCGGCGTGGCTCTGTCGATTTCGGATGTCAGGAAAGCGGCGATGAAGCTCCGGGAGCGGGGATCCGATCCGCCTGCGAGGACCGACGCGGTTTCGATTTCAGAAGAAGAGGAGATTGCAGAGCTGAAGAAGCCTGCTGCTGCTGAGATAGAGCTTCCGGCAAA ATACGAGTTGTTGGAAAAATTCTTCAACAGCTTGGATTCCTCAATCAGGCTGCTCCAATTGAAGAGATCTGCAACGACATTTAGTAATATTAGCCCCCAAATAGGAACTTTGACCGATAG GAGATTTACATATAGTCATTTAGCTCAATTGAAGTTCATCTTGCCTGAGGCCATTGTGTTGGAGAAAACCCTTCAACACGACGAGCGCACAAGCTGTATGAAACCCGACCTTCGCATTACATTGGACGTTGAAGCAATTAAGAGGAAAGGCAAGTCGAAATCTGGAAATTTACAGCTGCGAAAAGTATTCCGCAGCAGACTTCTAGATTTCTTCAAATCGCATCCAGAG GGTGATGAAGTTCCAGAAGAAGTGCTACCGGAGCCCTTTAATCGATCAAAGGGAGGTCCGAGCACAAATTCAGCTCGACCTTCCGGCACATCTTCGACTGGTCCGACTCAGGGTGTGGCATTCTCAGGATTATCAGTCAGAGCCTCACTTCTGCCTCCATCATTTAAAAGGAGCTTTTCACTGCGGAATTCTGTCCATCAAGTCGAAAAGCTAAAGCAAGAACAGTCTTCGTTCAATGGTGCTGCTCTTCCTTCAGTTAACTCTGAAGATAAATTTGCTGGAGGTAGCTCTCATAAAGAAACTAGTGAAATCGCCAGACTTTCAGGCAGGGAAACATGCTCTTCATATGAAGCTTCTTTAGGCAGTGAAACGTTGTCAACTTTCCCAGAAACACCGGTAAAATGTATCATTTCTAACGAGGATGAGATGGCTTCTGCTGTACTCAAAACGCCACTGAGCATGGCATCTACTCCTACGAGTGCCACGCCTGCACTTCAGCCGACTAAAAGATGCTACATGAGCCCCGATAATGATTCGTTCAGAACCCCAAGCAAGCTTGTTAGACGGCCGCCCCCAAATAGGCCTCTGAAATTTGATACTCCGGTGAAGAGTGTGAAGAATGATGAGAATGATGATGGGCGGCGAGGGAAGTCATCAGTGCCTGGCGACATCTTCAGCATTCTCCCACAGTCTCTCATACAATCT ATTCAAGAAAAGGAGAGATTGGCATCAATGGAGCAGGAGCCAGCGATCTCTCAAGCAATGAGGCGCCGCAAAATGATTGCCGGCCTGCCCAAGCTCTTCGACAGGATTTATTTCTTCTTCCAATCAATCAGACGCTCAGTCGTCACAAAAGAGGAACTGATTCAGAAACTAATCAGCCAGCTAGACATTGTTGACAAAA AGGAGGTGGAAGAGCAGCTCAGATTGCTGCAGGAGCTAGCTCCAGAGTGGATTTATGAGAAGCCCGCGTTGAGTGGAGATCTCCTCTTATG TGTCAACAAGATTGTGAGCCCAGAAGCCATGCGTACGAGGCTGTCGGAGGCGATATGA